A segment of the Salmo trutta chromosome 3, fSalTru1.1, whole genome shotgun sequence genome:
aatgtagcaatgacatgatttGTAACATGTctggcatttgaaaataccatgcattttgttttacctgaATTTAGAATCagctttaaatcatacagattctgttgtatTTTGATATGCGTCGACAATTTTGATATGGGTCGATAGTTGTCAAGTAGCGAAGGATCTCCACCTTTCAGGAGAGGCAGTACAAAAGCAGATTTCCATAACTTGGGGATTTCCTTAACATCAAGCGTGAGGTTAAAAATACATattgccgtataatacttgaattttaattttgagattattttgttttgaatattgcgccgtgctatctcactggttgttgtccaaccaatcccattAGCGGGATTGTAGCTTCAAGAGGGGGGGAGCAATGATGTCAGCGGCTAGGTGTAGGAGGTGGGGGGCTAGTTCATCAGGGCCAggggatttttttaaatcaatttcttTCAGGGTTTTACGCACTtctgaaacagagaaggatgaAAAGGAGAACCTGGTGAAGGAGTGCACAGGTATGTCAGGTAAAATCATAGGGGGCTCAATTATACCTTCGACCTTTTCAAATAAACTGCCTGCATCTAAAAAAAATGCTGATTCAAGGCTTGCAGAATGTAGGTTCTCTCAGTTACAATCTGTGTTTTGACCAACAATTGTTTGGGAAGCTGTGTATCTTTTTTTGCACTCcaatggattatttacattttgTGAAGTAGATTTCAGGTAGTGGTCTGCTTTCAATTTACGGATCATAGCCACACCCATATTTCGAAGATGTTTAAAAGCCTTCCAATCATCTGCCAAACCAGTCCCTCTTGCTTTAGCCCACATAGCATTTCGTTCCCTTATGATTTTTGTAAGTTCTTTAGTAAACCAAGGGTTCTCTCTGCCCTTAATCCTGAATTGTTTAAAAGGGGCCTATTACGTACATCCTGGAATGCGTTGTGGAAGTAAGAAAAGGCTAGTTCAACGTCAGGGActaattccattctattccattcaatGCTAGATGCATCATGTAAAAAACCTTGAATATCAAACCGCTTCCGGTTTCTTTTCGTAATAATACGTGGGGATTTCTTAGGAATTTTACCATCTCTCACACAGGCAATAGCACAGTGATCACTTATGTAATTTGCTAAAATACCAGAAGCATTAAAACGATGAGGAGTATTGGTTaagatcaaatcaatcaaagaGGATTTCAGAGGATATTTTATATTCAACCTAGTTACACTGTTGACAATCTGAGTGAGATTGTAGGTATTGCACAGAATTTTGAGTTGATCAGAGCTAGATGTTAGCCAGTCCTGATTCAGATCACCCATCAGGACAAACTCAGAGTTAACATTCTGTGATAACAATTTGAAAATACAATCCAGAGAGCCAGCAGTAGCAGATGGAGGTCTATAACAACAAGATACAACAATATTTAAAGATAAGCCAAGATTTAGGCTCAAAGACAGACATTGAAATTGCTTAAGTTTAGTAACAGAAGTCAGAATGACCACCGAGAACTTGTCTTttatatatacagcaacaccaccatcctCAGATTTACGATCTGTACGAAACACATTGTAACCCTTTATGCCAATATTTTTGTCAGTGACAGATTTTTTAAGCCAGGTTTCAGAAAGCATCAGGGTCGGCAGTTTTTATCCATATATTCACAAAATCAAGCTTCGGCAGAAGACTTCTTACATTTATATGCAAAAACTTCAGGCCAATCTGACTACTTATTTCTGCAGGGGTAAGAATGTCTGGTCCTGGATTGTCTGGACATTTCCAGACAATAGAAGCAGCAAGATAATGGCAAGTCTAGATCGAGGGTTACAACATCTGGATTTACAGACAGCACTTGAACGAGAATCCATAGTCACCAGTCTTTAACGCCACATATTTCAGGAGATGTGTAAAGTCCAGAGACATGGTTAAGTACCAAGAGAACAGTCCTGACATGTAAGCGCAAGAGTCCGATTTCTCCCATAttgttcgagagagagagagaaagtggcgAGGGCACCTGTACAAGAATGGGAGAGACAGACCAGGGCAGGCGGggagcaggcaggcagagagagatcgGTTCTCTGGCCAACAGCACACATGGATCGCACTGTATCAACGACAAtaaatagcctccatcatggaggtgcCAGCGAATGCAGCCACGGCAGAGATCTGCAAACTCGCAGGCGACGACCATGCAGTGGCCCGTCcgggtatcagcctactcagtgacatcCACGGTCCCAGCCACAAAACCCTGCAGCTTGATAGGCAGCTAGctagttatgaacttgaaaatgtattaattaatcaattaggcacatttgggcagtcttgatacaacattttgaacagaaatgcaatggttcgttgaatcagtctaaaactttgcacagacactgctgccatccagtggccaaaatctaaattgtgcctagaTTCCTAAGTCATtggcttttctcttgcatttcaaagaatgtttggaagaagaaaaaaacacgtTTCTTtgtatcttttaccagatctaatgtgttatattctcttacATTAATTTCCCATTTCCACAAaggtcaaagtgtttcctttcaaatggtatcaaggatatgcacatccttgcttcaggtcctgagctacaggcagttatatcgggtatgtcattttaggcaaaaatgggAAAAAATGGGTCCGATCCTTATTAAAGAAGTTTCTTATAAAATGATTCCtaaatattatcctgccaaccactatatgaagaagtacaaaaataatacatacatacatgcaaattgtaccttttgtaatgaccactcacaaagtgttgcatcttttttggcATTGTACTCATGTAAGGAAtctgtggcaagacatcagtagattaTAATTTAACACTTTTATGAAGATGTTATACTATTATGGAGAGATGTGCTACTTGGATTCTTTACCTATGATAGAAATAAGTTGAAACCATTTTATGTAAttcatttcattattcttttggtCAATTGTCATATTCACAAAACACCACATTTTATTACCTTGCAAAAAGAAATTGAacgaaactcagcaaaaaaagaaacgtcctctcactgtcaactgtgtttactTTTAGCAAACTTAActtaatatttgtatgaacataacaagattcaacaactgagacataaactgaacaagttccacaaacatgtgactaacagacatggaataatgtgtccctgaacaaaggggggtcaaaatcaaaagtaacagtcagtgtctggtgtggccaccagctgcattcagtactgcagtgtatctcctcctcatggactgcaccagatttgccagttcttgctgtgagatgttaccccactcttccacaaaGGCACCTGTAACTTCCTGGACATATCTGGTGTGTACAGTACTGATAACCTATCATTATAAATTAGTTCATACGTTCAAATTTGATGAAACACATAGCCTACTATGCAACTGTagcctgtatatacagttgaagtcagaagtttacatacacttatgttggagtcatttaaaacttgtttttcaaccactcctcaaatttcttgttaacaaactatagttgtgGCAAGTCGGCtagcacatctactttgtgcatgacacaagtaatttttccaacaattgtttacagattatttcacttagaattcactgtatcacaattccagtgggtcagaagtttacatacactaagctgactgtgcctttaaacagcttggacaattccagaaaattatgtcatggctttaaaagcttctgataggctaattgacatcatttgagtcaattggaggtgtacctgtggatgtatttcaaggcctaccttcaaactcagtgcctctttgcttgacatcatgggaaaatacttgcgtactattgtttgtaaagatgaacgtgtaccttcaggcatttggaaattgctcccaaggatgaaccagactcgtggaggtctacaattctttttctgaggtcttggctgatttcttttgattttcccatgacttcaagcaaagaggcactgagtttgaaggtaggtcttgaaatatatccacaggtacacctccaattgactcaaattatgtcaattagcctatcagaagcttctaaagctatgacttcattttctggaattttccaaacttctgacccactggaattgtgatacagtgaattctaagtgaaataatctgtctgtaaacaattgttgaaaagttacttgtgtcatgcacaaagtagatgtcctaagcaacttgccaaaactatagtttgttaacaagaaatttgtggaatgattgaaaaacaagtttttttaatggactccaacctaagtgtatgtaaacttccgacttcaactgtacatgaaacTTTAAAGTCAGACAGATACCACTCTTTCGAGAGTTTATTATACAAATATTATTGAAAAAAATTAAGTAAGTAAAAATAGCAGAGACTTTTCTAGGAAGCTCCATCCTGCAGAGCTAAAAACCAACAGCTTCTAGACAGCAACCTCGAAGAGCAAAACCTGCCTCCTCTGCACCCACTGAAAGAATGATTCCCAAAAGCCTTACGAGGGGCAATCCGCAGTCCCCCCCCGGGACTTGTTTAGGTCAACAGGTGAGGGATGGGGTTGGAGGAATGTACCCACAGACAGAGCAAGGGATGCAGATCATGGaggaggcatttataagttaacATCTTCAAGAATCAGTGGGCTATATACCATTATGTCCAAAAAATTAGAAGTACCAATCctagattgcccctttaaaaagACTTGTGAATCACCCAGATGAACATCAGTGGCACTGTCAACTATAACTCATTCACTTTACTCATTATGAGCCTCATCTTTCAACCGAATCAAAAAGAAAAACTAAATAATAAAATACCTGAAGTCAGTCAACATCCAACCGTCTCTCACCCTCTTTATGTAACATAGAAGTTATGTAACAGCATTATTATGAACTGTTGGCATTAGGTGAGTTCACCCACTCACAATAAATAAATCAACACTGACATCTTTTGTCCCTGATAgacatgtcccaaatggcaccctattccccatgtagtgcactacttttgaccaggtcccatagggcaCTAGTCAAAAGAAGTTCACTATgtaggaaaagggtgccatttgggatgcaaacactgtttaggggtgagagagggactCAAAATGAACATGTCATCATTAATAATCATTAATTGTAACGTGGTTAGTTAGCAATAGCAGCAGAGCGATGCTAATATACTGGTGGTGTTTCTCCCGGTTGGGGTCAATTGAATTTAAAcctcaattcaggaagtaaacctaaatccaattccacattttcctaATTGAAAAGAATTGGAATGTCAGTATACTTcttgaattgactggaattgaaatggaatcgaGCCCAACGCTGGTGTTTGTATAGGACATACCCGCTCTTCCTCTTTCTGGTGTAACAGAATAGTAGGGCTGGAATCTATTCAGTGATGAGAAACATTCCAGAATACTGGGCATAGAAATGGAATGAAGAGCCTACCTGAAAGACAATCATATCTGTTCCCCAAAGTCCCTATTCTGCGTGAGAGATGGCCGTGTCTGTTCTATCTGAATGTTCTGGTGTGCCCTACTGAACGGTGCCCGTGTGGCGTTACAAGGGGACGTGGCTGAAGAGGTACGAGACAGATTCTCCGTTGTGGGTCCTGCGGATGGCCTCCGCCAAGATCATAGAGATGTCAATCACCTAGAGGAGAAACAGATGGTTAATAACACATAATAAACTATGTTCAGGAAACATCCGGAAACATGTCAGACTATTTACCGTTGATAAACAGAAAGTGTGCTCTCTCATTTATAGAGTGAACTATTTTAATTATTTTAGCACAAAACGTTTTAGGTGATATGATTATTCAAACTACTTGCCGTTGTCTTAGTTGTTAAACATCACAGTAGCAACAATAGAATTTCAGCTTAAACCACCGTAACATTATTGGACAATATGACAGTCTACTTATGTTGAGGTGAATGACCCTGATattaacctctgacccctgacctgtaTCTTAGAacagtaatataacatttgaCCCCTAATCTGTATCTAAGGACAGTGCTGTGACCCCTGACCTGTATCTAAGGACAGTGCTGTGACCCCTGACCTGTATCTAAGGGCAGTGCTGTGACCCCTGACCTGTATCTAAGGGCAGTGCTGTGACCCCTGACCTGTATCTAAGGGCAGTGCTGTGACCCCTGACCTGTATCTAAGGGCAGTGCTGTGACCCCTGACCTGTATCTAAGGGCAGTGCTGTGACCCCTGACCTGTATCTAAGGGCAGTGCTGTGACCCCTGACCTGTATCTAAGGACAGTGCTGTGACCCCTGACCTGTATCTAAGGACAGTGCTGTGACCCCTGACCTGTATCTAAGGACAGTGCTGTGACCCCTGACCTGTATCTTAGGACAGGTCTTCATCTTCTCCTCCTGAGGGATAGTGTTGGTGACGACCACGGCCTCGAAGCAGGCGTTGTTGATGCGGGAGATGGCCGGGCCAGAGAAGATACCGTGGGTCAGGATGGCATACACCTTGGTAGCACCAGCTGAGATCAGCCTGAGGGTGGAGGGACAGTATCTCCTCAAAAAACTGTAGGATTATAGCACCTCTAACATTTACCTGTTTGAATACACCGATTTCTGCTACAAGGACTCTCATTTGGATGAAGGAGAAGTGAAATGTGAAATAGTGGTTGGTATTTCCACAGCTCTGTAATAAGAATGTCTTGACATCAAATCAGAGATCCATTTGAATGTACAGGATCATAATCAATGTTTGCTTTTGTGTGGTTAAGATTCAGCCCAGACACCCATTGCCTGGGCATAGATACGTGTTAAGGTTAGTCAAGGTCATAAATTGAGACTTTACTTACTTGTCGGCCGCGTGACAGATAGTACCACAGGTGTCTGCCATGTCATCCACCAAGATGGCCACCCGGTCCGTGACGTCCCCGACCAGCACCATGCGATCCACCTCATTGGCCTTCTTCCTCTCTTTGTGGATCAGAGCAAAGTCCACGTTGAGCCTGTCCGCTATGGAAGTCACTCTGTCACACAGAACACAGTGTTAAGAGGAAGCCAAGTCACAGAGGCACAACAGTTGTTGTCGTATAAAGATTTGTTAGTGTGAAGGAGCAGTTAAACACAAACGTGTGAATCTAAAGTTAATTTCACCACAGATAAGGCAGAGTTAAAGAAAGACATGGCTGAAGGGTAAAACCAGTAAAAGAGAGGTGATGTTCTTGAAGCAGTAGTCTAGCATGCACACAGTGGTTCCCATATTTACCAagccttccctttctctctccccccccatcTCTTCACCCTCTCTCTAATTAATCAAATTTCTTCTTTTGACCAAAAGTTTTTTGAGTACTCTGTCCTGTCTCACCTCTTGGCACCCCCTGCGTCTGGAGAGACGATAGTGCAGGTCTTCCACTCTGCGATGTTCTCTTTGATCCACTTCAGTACAGCAGGCTCAGCATACAGGTTATCCACCGGGATGTCGAAGAAACCCTGGAgataccagacacacagacaggagtCAGAGGCTGCCATCTAGCCGTTTCACATCCCAGGAACCATCTCTAGTCATTGTGCCCTTGAGCCAGTCACTTAACCCCTATAGAACTCCATGTGTTCGCTGATTGTGTTGTCTGTTGGATTGGAGGGAGCAAAATAATAATTTACATCTCTATAGTCTGGCTGTTTGGTCCTCTACTGCCAGACCCCAGTGTCCTCCCTCCTCCTGACCTCTACTGCCAGACCCCAGTGTCCTCCCTCCTCCTGACCTCTACTGCCAGACCCCAGTGTCCTCCCTCTTCTACTGCCAGACCCCAGTGTCCTCCCTCTTCTACTGCCAGACCCCAGTGTCCTCCCTCTTCTACTGCCAGACCCCAGTGTCCTCCCTCTTCTACTGCCAGACCCCAGTGTCCTCCCTCTTCTACTGCCAGACCCCAGTGTCCTCCCTCCTCCTAACCTGGATCTGTGAGGCGTGAAGGTCCATAGTGATGATGTGATCAGCCCCAGACACAGACAGCATGTTAGCCACGAGCTTGGCTGAGATGGGCGCCCGACTCTgcaaggaaacacacacacacacacacacacacacacacacgatatgaGCGGAGTCTTCCATCTTAAAAATTGGTCCATATTACATTTCCTTCCCAAAGCCACAAGGGGCAGCTGATAGGCTAT
Coding sequences within it:
- the LOC115167895 gene encoding ribose-phosphate pyrophosphokinase 1 isoform X1 — translated: MPNIKIFSGSSHRELSHKIADRLGMELGKVVTKKFSNQETCVEIGESVRGEDVYIVQSGCGEINDNLMELLIMINACKIASASRVTAVIPCFPYSRQDKKDKVGSRAPISAKLVANMLSVSGADHIITMDLHASQIQGFFDIPVDNLYAEPAVLKWIKENIAEWKTCTIVSPDAGGAKRVTSIADRLNVDFALIHKERKKANEVDRMVLVGDVTDRVAILVDDMADTCGTICHAADKLISAGATKVYAILTHGIFSGPAISRINNACFEAVVVTNTIPQEEKMKTCPKIQVIDISMILAEAIRRTHNGESVSYLFSHVPL
- the LOC115167895 gene encoding ribose-phosphate pyrophosphokinase 1 isoform X2 yields the protein MPNIKIFSGSSHRELSHKIADRLGMELGKVVTKKFSNQETCVEIGESVRGEDVYIVQSGCGEINDNLMELLIMINACKIASASRVTAVIPCFPYSRQDKKDKSRAPISAKLVANMLSVSGADHIITMDLHASQIQGFFDIPVDNLYAEPAVLKWIKENIAEWKTCTIVSPDAGGAKRVTSIADRLNVDFALIHKERKKANEVDRMVLVGDVTDRVAILVDDMADTCGTICHAADKLISAGATKVYAILTHGIFSGPAISRINNACFEAVVVTNTIPQEEKMKTCPKIQVIDISMILAEAIRRTHNGESVSYLFSHVPL